One stretch of Erpetoichthys calabaricus chromosome 14, fErpCal1.3, whole genome shotgun sequence DNA includes these proteins:
- the LOC114664624 gene encoding CD276 antigen-like — protein MYKNLKTGQAIWIVLWILESTSCEFTVTIPKSLQVAELGQDVVMACSFTVNGDLDIKNIIITWQRGEEVVHSFYYGQDQLDTQSHAYTSRTSLYVSNIIKGNASLMLKSVSAADRGDYACCVSTSIGSQKKTFLLVIAALYAEPVMQIKVLPETVSFSFSSEGYPNSTIQWLSGDGLDMTNLTDTSYTQKDNGLLSVKSTLMTKRNLNTSFTFILQNCVLEQKIIRTFSFISDNASSKDYDGSSKNKLVLLVPICFFMSVAALAYFSMRIYIGKSTKCSNMNHLLP, from the exons GTGAATTTACTGTCACCATTCCCAAATCTCTGCAAGTAGCAGAGTTAGGCCAGGATGTAGTGATGGCGTGCAGCTTCACTGTGAATGGTGATCTTGACATAAAGAACATAATCATTACATGGCAAAGAGGAGAAGAGGTGGTTCACAGTTTTTACTATGGACAAGATCAACTAGACACTCAGAGCCACGCATATACAAGTAGAACAAGCCTTTATGTTTCAAATATCATCAAGGGCAATGCGTCTCTGATGCTGAAGAGTGTGAGTGCTGCAGACAGAGGTGACTATGCATGCTGTGTTAGCACATCGATAGGAagccaaaaaaaaactttcctcttgGTGATTGCAG CGTTGTATGCAGAACCAGTCATGCAAATAAAAGTCTTACCTGAGACAGTGTCATTTTCCTTCTCCTCTGAGGGCTATCCCAACTCCACTATTCAATGGCTGAGTGGAGATGGGCTGGATATGACCAACCTGACAGACACATCCTACACACAGAAGGACAATGGATTACTTTCAGTGAAAAGTACTCTGATGACCAAAAGAAACCTGAATACCTCTTTCACTTTTATACTTCAAAACTGTGTTCTAGAACAGAAAATTATCagaacattttctttcatttcag acaaTGCATCATCCAAGGACTATGATGGATCTTCCAAAAACAAACTTGTACTTCTTGTTCCCATCTGCTTTTTCATGTCTGTGGCAGCCTTGGCTTATTTTTCAATGAGAATATACATAGGTAAATCTACAAAGTGTTCTAATATGAATCATTTATTACCCTGA